A window of Ruania suaedae contains these coding sequences:
- a CDS encoding DeoR/GlpR family DNA-binding transcription regulator, translated as MAGKTERRREEIVARASEMGLASVEDLAARFNVTASTIRRDLALLSRTGQLARTYGGAIAPGEHTETSLLQREQEGFDAKSVIARWAAEQIGDGESLLLDAGSTVALLARRIPAVEGLAVTTASVPVVNLLRSRPEISLTSLGGRLRELSAAFVGPLTEMNLERLTFDRLFLGTDGVASDGSICEAELDQTRLKELMARRSRAVYVLAHSSKLGRAPFDSWARIDKPWTLVTDDGADPDFIAQFRSGGREAVVVDRPA; from the coding sequence ATGGCAGGGAAGACGGAGCGGCGGCGCGAGGAGATCGTCGCGCGGGCATCCGAGATGGGCCTGGCCAGCGTCGAGGATCTGGCCGCCCGCTTCAATGTCACCGCATCGACGATCCGCCGCGACCTCGCGCTGCTCAGCCGGACCGGCCAGCTCGCGCGGACCTACGGCGGCGCCATTGCTCCGGGCGAGCACACCGAGACCTCGCTCCTCCAGCGCGAGCAGGAAGGCTTCGACGCCAAGTCCGTGATCGCCCGGTGGGCCGCCGAGCAGATCGGTGACGGCGAGTCCCTGCTGCTCGATGCCGGCTCGACCGTGGCGCTGCTGGCACGGCGGATCCCCGCCGTCGAGGGTCTGGCGGTGACCACGGCCAGCGTGCCGGTGGTCAACCTGCTGCGCTCGCGGCCCGAGATCTCCCTCACCAGCCTGGGCGGACGGCTGCGCGAGCTCTCGGCGGCCTTCGTGGGCCCGCTGACCGAGATGAATCTGGAGCGGCTCACCTTCGACCGACTGTTCCTCGGCACCGATGGCGTGGCCTCGGACGGGTCGATCTGCGAGGCCGAGCTCGACCAGACCCGCCTCAAGGAACTGATGGCCCGCCGCTCGCGTGCGGTCTACGTGCTGGCCCACTCCTCGAAGCTCGGCCGCGCCCCCTTCGACAGCTGGGCGCGTATCGACAAGCCCTGGACCCTCGTCACCGACGACGGCGCCGATCCCGACTTCATCGCGCAGTTCCGCTCCGGCGGGCGCGAGGCCGTCGTCGTGGACCGGCCCGCGTGA
- a CDS encoding sialidase family protein, producing the protein MDDLHFDSVLAPDPRPDRGGVRSAYLEPPGAENHASFLHCLPDGALACAWFSGVREARPDASIHVARLEPGATVWSPSVQASDDPERSEQNPVLTALPDGRLWLLYTAQEFGAQDTAIVRQQFSHDGGRSWSAAEPFSDEEGMFIRQPVVLLDERRWLLPVFYCRALPGRVWHGDADHSAVLLTDDAGATWRRVDVPASIGAVHMHVVAMADGELVAFYRSRWGDHVYRSVSTDSGESWTEPAPLEIPNGNSSIQVARTEHDGEEVLLLASNPVRGEEGSHLGDREEMEDPHKRRAPGEPQPLTRHSSGAKERLPLTVAVSTDRGLTWRHVYTLEDEESIHPSLEHTPGRKKREFSYPSIVVDSGLVHVSYSYARRTIKHVALPLELVLGT; encoded by the coding sequence ATGGATGATCTGCACTTCGACTCGGTCCTGGCACCGGATCCACGACCCGACCGCGGCGGTGTGCGTTCCGCCTATCTCGAGCCACCGGGCGCCGAGAACCACGCGTCCTTCCTGCACTGTCTACCCGACGGCGCGCTCGCCTGCGCGTGGTTCAGCGGGGTGCGCGAGGCACGCCCGGACGCGAGCATCCACGTGGCCCGCCTGGAACCGGGCGCGACCGTCTGGTCCCCCTCGGTCCAGGCCTCCGACGATCCGGAACGCTCGGAGCAGAACCCGGTCCTGACCGCCCTGCCCGACGGCCGGCTCTGGCTGCTCTACACGGCGCAGGAGTTCGGCGCCCAGGACACCGCCATCGTCCGTCAGCAGTTCTCCCACGACGGCGGCCGCAGCTGGTCGGCGGCCGAACCGTTCTCCGACGAGGAGGGGATGTTCATCCGGCAGCCGGTCGTGCTGCTCGACGAGCGCCGCTGGTTGCTGCCCGTCTTCTACTGCCGCGCCCTGCCCGGGCGCGTCTGGCACGGGGACGCCGACCACAGCGCGGTGCTGCTCACCGACGACGCCGGCGCGACCTGGCGGCGCGTGGACGTGCCCGCCAGCATCGGTGCCGTCCACATGCACGTGGTGGCCATGGCCGACGGCGAGCTCGTCGCCTTCTACCGCAGCAGGTGGGGCGACCACGTCTACCGGTCGGTCTCCACCGACTCCGGCGAGAGCTGGACCGAGCCCGCACCGCTGGAGATCCCCAACGGCAACTCCTCCATCCAGGTCGCTCGCACCGAGCACGACGGCGAGGAGGTGCTGCTCCTGGCCTCCAACCCGGTCCGGGGGGAGGAGGGCAGCCACCTCGGTGACCGCGAGGAGATGGAGGATCCGCACAAGCGCCGGGCGCCGGGCGAGCCGCAGCCCCTGACCCGCCACTCCAGCGGGGCGAAGGAGCGGCTGCCGCTGACGGTGGCGGTCTCCACCGATCGCGGCCTGACGTGGCGCCACGTCTACACGCTCGAGGACGAGGAGAGCATCCACCCCTCGCTCGAGCACACCCCCGGGCGCAAGAAGCGGGAGTTCTCCTACCCGAGCATCGTCGTCGACTCCGGCCTCGTGCACGTGAGCTACTCCTACGCCCGCCGCACGATCAAGCACGTCGCGCTGCCGCTCGAACTGGTCCTGGGCACCTGA
- a CDS encoding aldo/keto reductase produces the protein MAASGPSLILGTMPFGDTVGESAARAIVEEALELGVAELDTANTYAGGASEEILGRVAPVGIPISSKVGMQPAAEGRGPLAPEAILAQARLSTDRLGRGLDTLYLHQPDRSTPIADTLAGVLEVLDQGLASRLGLSNYSAWETVEITHACERLGLSPPLRAQQLYNPLARRLELEFLPFARARGVETVAYNPLAGGLLTGRHRFESLPTDGRYGDSRLAVMYRDRYWTRERFAVIDQLREVADGAGMPLVEMCLRWTCGHEGVTAMLVGGSRPEQIRENIAAAGRGPLPDAVHRRIDDLTSPLIGDAPHYAR, from the coding sequence ATGGCTGCCTCCGGACCCAGCCTGATCCTGGGCACCATGCCCTTCGGCGACACGGTCGGCGAGAGCGCGGCGCGCGCGATCGTCGAGGAGGCCCTCGAGCTCGGAGTCGCCGAGCTGGACACCGCGAACACCTACGCCGGCGGTGCGAGCGAGGAGATCCTCGGCCGCGTCGCGCCGGTCGGGATCCCGATCTCGTCCAAGGTGGGGATGCAGCCGGCAGCGGAAGGCCGCGGGCCGCTCGCGCCCGAGGCGATCCTGGCTCAGGCGCGCCTGAGCACCGATCGGCTCGGACGCGGCCTGGACACCCTCTACCTCCACCAGCCCGACCGGAGCACCCCGATCGCCGACACCCTGGCGGGAGTCCTCGAGGTGCTTGACCAAGGCTTGGCCTCGCGACTGGGCCTGTCGAACTACTCGGCCTGGGAGACGGTCGAGATCACCCACGCGTGCGAGCGGCTCGGCCTCAGCCCACCGCTGCGGGCCCAGCAGCTCTACAACCCGCTGGCGCGGCGTCTGGAGCTGGAGTTCCTGCCCTTCGCCCGGGCCCGAGGCGTGGAGACCGTGGCCTACAACCCGCTCGCGGGCGGTCTGCTCACCGGACGCCACCGGTTCGAGAGTCTGCCCACCGACGGTCGCTACGGGGACTCACGGCTGGCGGTGATGTACCGGGACCGGTACTGGACCCGCGAGCGGTTCGCCGTCATCGACCAGCTGCGCGAGGTTGCGGACGGGGCCGGGATGCCGCTGGTGGAGATGTGCCTGCGCTGGACCTGCGGCCACGAGGGTGTCACAGCGATGCTCGTCGGCGGTTCGCGACCGGAGCAGATCCGCGAGAACATCGCTGCCGCCGGCCGCGGACCGCTCCCGGACGCGGTGCACCGGCGCATCGATGACCTGACCAGCCCACTCATCGGCGACGCACCGCACTACGCGCGCTGA
- a CDS encoding HpcH/HpaI aldolase family protein yields the protein MDLKQRLRSGEQVLGYWVVMDAPVATERVARAGYDYVCMDAQHGLMDHMGIIRALTAVDAGGVWARRADRPAPAGMVRVRENSPGAISQALDAGASGVIVPMIETAEQAARAVAAVRYPPQGERSYGPMRAILRVGTDIAEINDGLLCLVMIETAEGLANVDEIARTPGIDGLYIGPSDLTLALGGRSSSDTGVLAEFDEALTRVRAAAAAAGIWTGIHTPDGGTARTRLSQGFDLVTVASDLNHLDAAAAGHLSAARATDEPAS from the coding sequence ATGGATCTGAAACAACGACTGCGATCGGGCGAGCAGGTGCTCGGCTACTGGGTCGTGATGGACGCCCCCGTGGCGACCGAGCGGGTGGCGCGGGCGGGCTACGACTACGTCTGCATGGACGCCCAGCACGGCCTCATGGACCACATGGGCATCATCCGCGCGCTCACGGCGGTGGACGCCGGGGGCGTCTGGGCCCGCCGCGCCGACCGGCCCGCTCCGGCGGGGATGGTCCGGGTGCGGGAGAACTCCCCGGGCGCGATCTCCCAGGCGCTGGACGCAGGAGCATCGGGCGTCATCGTGCCGATGATCGAGACCGCCGAGCAGGCCGCCCGAGCCGTCGCGGCGGTGCGCTACCCGCCACAGGGCGAGCGCTCCTACGGGCCGATGCGGGCGATCCTGCGGGTGGGCACCGACATCGCCGAGATCAACGACGGGCTGCTCTGTCTGGTGATGATCGAGACCGCCGAGGGGCTGGCGAACGTGGACGAGATCGCCCGCACACCCGGGATCGACGGTCTCTACATCGGACCCTCGGACCTGACGCTCGCCCTGGGCGGCCGCTCGAGCTCGGACACCGGCGTGCTGGCCGAGTTCGACGAGGCGCTGACCCGCGTGCGCGCCGCTGCCGCCGCGGCAGGGATCTGGACGGGCATCCACACCCCGGACGGCGGTACGGCCCGGACCCGGCTGAGCCAGGGCTTCGACCTGGTCACGGTGGCCTCGGACCTGAACCATCTGGACGCCGCCGCCGCCGGCCATCTCAGCGCTGCCCGGGCCACTGACGAGCCCGCTTCCTGA
- a CDS encoding MGH1-like glycoside hydrolase domain-containing protein → MDIDAALIGPLRGLRTRPGTLLLGPVGRRLWVDYLEDRPGFSGRIDYIHKLNVPLLFTVGPDDDPAPARSTGEWLPSHLRTRQRLGDLSLAETRFLTDDDRAVSIQHWRNEGEEPLRIAARYDEEWLRAGPDGPAGARPVEHGFTLHLRLDSSDPRIWDGVRLDPGEAYDLTIVATARHDEQAPAADLTDPAGLLREHRRTYAAWFESVPELRCDDDLVERLWAYRWYILRTAMAEPGLGALPGRVMYEGRSHKMRKDPWRPTGWEFSKVIPLSTPLHLMDLRWRADPDEAEAVMRSIPPLQGEDGQLHAHTIGRRMNPYANCFGWSLAQVAQVHGPWTVPAEALAAAKAQVRGEARWLAGPDGLPVQHDHRLTGKEYQPSYWYFHDYPADPKDPATYTPLKRVDRAVYQHLNAAGVARLCAQREDPDEAEFAALAADVARSVLSKQWDPDSAFFYDLHHRTDERALVRNVVGFYPWWAGITGPAHAHGLVRALGGDHFGTEHPYPSVARDCPAFRAEGGWLGQFLKGRNGCMWNGPSWPYTSAIALDAIGRHCEGSAELRREFARGLRALARMHFRDADPAQPALVEHYDSLTGEPLSDEMDYNHSYVIDLLVRYVAGLQVRGDSLALRPIDVGLGRLDLGEVSVAGHRLSISLIGRGGRRHALVRCQGQVVFEGPICEGGEGVILPACTHP, encoded by the coding sequence ATGGACATCGACGCCGCCCTCATCGGACCCCTCCGCGGGCTGCGGACCCGCCCGGGCACGCTGCTGCTCGGTCCGGTGGGCCGGCGGCTGTGGGTGGACTATCTCGAGGACCGGCCCGGGTTCAGCGGCCGGATCGACTACATCCACAAATTGAACGTCCCGCTGCTGTTCACCGTGGGCCCCGACGACGATCCGGCCCCCGCCCGCAGCACCGGCGAGTGGCTGCCCTCGCACCTGCGCACCCGGCAGCGCCTGGGCGACCTGAGCCTCGCCGAGACCCGGTTCCTCACCGACGACGACCGCGCCGTCTCGATCCAGCACTGGCGGAACGAGGGCGAGGAGCCGCTGCGGATCGCCGCGCGGTACGACGAGGAGTGGCTCCGTGCCGGGCCGGATGGCCCGGCGGGTGCGCGCCCGGTCGAGCACGGGTTCACCCTGCACCTGCGCCTGGACTCCAGCGACCCCCGGATCTGGGATGGGGTCCGGCTCGACCCGGGGGAGGCCTACGACCTGACCATCGTGGCCACGGCCCGCCATGACGAGCAGGCCCCCGCGGCCGACCTCACCGATCCGGCCGGTCTGCTGCGCGAGCACCGACGCACCTACGCTGCCTGGTTCGAGAGCGTCCCCGAGCTGCGCTGCGACGACGACCTGGTCGAACGGCTGTGGGCCTACCGCTGGTACATCCTGCGCACCGCGATGGCCGAACCCGGCCTAGGCGCCCTGCCCGGCCGGGTGATGTACGAGGGCCGTTCGCACAAGATGCGCAAGGACCCCTGGCGCCCCACCGGCTGGGAGTTCAGCAAGGTGATCCCGCTGTCCACGCCGCTGCACCTGATGGATCTGCGCTGGCGCGCCGATCCGGACGAGGCCGAGGCGGTGATGCGCTCCATCCCGCCGCTGCAGGGCGAGGACGGCCAGCTGCACGCGCACACCATCGGGCGGCGGATGAACCCCTACGCCAACTGCTTCGGCTGGTCCCTGGCGCAGGTGGCGCAGGTGCACGGCCCGTGGACGGTCCCCGCCGAGGCGCTCGCGGCGGCCAAGGCGCAGGTGCGCGGGGAGGCGCGCTGGCTGGCGGGCCCGGACGGCCTGCCGGTGCAGCACGATCACCGGCTCACCGGCAAGGAGTACCAGCCCAGCTACTGGTACTTCCACGACTACCCCGCCGATCCCAAGGACCCGGCCACCTACACCCCGCTGAAGCGGGTCGACCGGGCGGTCTACCAGCACCTCAACGCGGCCGGGGTCGCGCGCCTGTGCGCCCAGCGCGAGGACCCGGACGAGGCCGAGTTCGCGGCCCTCGCCGCCGATGTCGCCCGGTCGGTGCTGTCCAAGCAGTGGGACCCCGACTCGGCGTTCTTCTACGACCTGCACCACCGCACCGACGAGCGCGCGCTGGTGCGCAACGTCGTCGGCTTCTACCCGTGGTGGGCCGGGATCACCGGCCCCGCTCACGCCCACGGCCTGGTCCGCGCCCTCGGCGGGGACCACTTCGGCACCGAGCACCCCTACCCGTCGGTCGCCCGGGACTGCCCGGCCTTCCGCGCCGAGGGCGGATGGCTGGGCCAGTTCCTCAAGGGCCGCAACGGGTGCATGTGGAACGGCCCGAGCTGGCCGTACACGAGCGCGATCGCCCTGGACGCGATCGGCCGCCACTGCGAGGGCAGCGCGGAGCTGCGGCGCGAGTTCGCACGAGGTCTGCGAGCGCTGGCCCGGATGCACTTCCGGGACGCCGACCCCGCGCAGCCGGCGCTGGTCGAGCACTACGACTCCCTCACCGGCGAACCGCTCAGCGACGAGATGGACTACAACCACTCCTACGTCATCGATCTCCTGGTCCGCTACGTCGCGGGGTTGCAGGTGAGGGGCGACTCCCTCGCCCTACGGCCCATCGACGTGGGCCTGGGCCGGCTCGACCTCGGCGAGGTGAGCGTGGCCGGTCACCGCCTGAGCATCAGTCTCATCGGCCGTGGCGGGCGTCGCCACGCGCTCGTGCGCTGCCAGGGGCAGGTGGTGTTCGAGGGGCCGATCTGCGAGGGCGGCGAGGGCGTCATCCTGCCCGCGTGCACGCACCCCTGA
- a CDS encoding alpha/beta hydrolase: MRAAGPQVPGPAPLLPEPDGDPGRCEQVAADLGHQADRCESAAETATRLSDLGGSWIGLAFLTYRQRITDAAHAHAGAAQVLRGVADAVEAFAGQRRAHLAEWQELAESGASLDALRAQLMEDVAVSDQAGDDELDDLRVRATTLGAGYAGLAAAQAAFEQRVAESEADLAAALEAADFDDERGQELSFLARLVDLALPEPVSPQARADWWRDLSPAERQAAIEAMPELVGSGDGLPAAARDAANRLLLERDLEALSAKERQGTLTGAEATTLANARATLQALAQLDDFTDPLSGDKPGGTLWLYDPDAFSGDGRVAVAVGDLDTAADVAVQVPGITTEMSDVPGYATKAEALYESARYGGDGSSVASMFWLGYDTPEGALDIDTITRGRAEDGGARLADAIDGLRASREDTAHLTVIGHSYGSTTTSYAATEHDLAADGVALVGSPGAGPATTADDFSVGAENVYVGRNSRDPVALFGDEGWYHNPGGLGIDPSSDDFGATRFEAESSGRGWTYDFGQHSTYYDHDSESLYNLGRIVDGDPKSVVEADHSYDRWWGPAKDPEFGRDPTGDVPGRSDTQD; encoded by the coding sequence ATGAGGGCGGCGGGACCGCAGGTGCCCGGGCCGGCGCCCCTCCTGCCCGAGCCGGACGGCGACCCCGGCCGGTGCGAGCAGGTCGCCGCCGACCTGGGTCACCAGGCGGACCGGTGCGAGTCCGCGGCCGAGACGGCCACTCGCCTCTCCGACCTGGGCGGCTCGTGGATCGGGCTGGCCTTCCTGACCTACCGGCAGCGCATCACCGACGCCGCCCACGCCCATGCCGGGGCGGCGCAGGTGCTGCGCGGGGTGGCCGACGCCGTCGAGGCCTTCGCCGGTCAGCGCCGCGCCCACCTGGCCGAATGGCAGGAGCTGGCCGAGTCCGGCGCCAGCCTCGACGCCCTGCGCGCGCAACTGATGGAGGACGTGGCCGTATCGGATCAGGCCGGCGACGACGAGCTGGACGACCTGCGGGTCCGGGCCACCACCCTCGGGGCCGGTTACGCCGGGCTCGCCGCGGCGCAGGCCGCGTTCGAGCAGCGGGTGGCCGAGAGCGAGGCGGATCTCGCTGCCGCGCTGGAGGCCGCCGACTTCGACGACGAGCGCGGGCAGGAGCTGAGCTTCCTCGCGCGACTGGTCGATCTGGCGCTACCGGAGCCGGTGTCCCCGCAGGCCAGGGCGGACTGGTGGCGCGACCTCTCCCCCGCCGAGCGGCAGGCCGCGATCGAGGCGATGCCGGAGCTGGTCGGCAGTGGCGACGGGCTCCCCGCCGCGGCCCGCGACGCCGCCAACCGCCTCCTGCTCGAGCGCGACCTGGAGGCACTCTCGGCGAAGGAGCGGCAGGGGACCCTGACCGGCGCCGAGGCGACGACGCTCGCCAATGCCCGCGCGACCCTCCAGGCCCTGGCCCAGCTGGACGACTTCACCGACCCCCTCTCCGGGGACAAGCCCGGTGGCACCCTGTGGCTCTACGATCCGGACGCCTTCTCGGGAGACGGGAGGGTCGCCGTCGCGGTGGGGGATCTCGACACGGCCGCGGACGTGGCGGTGCAGGTGCCCGGCATCACCACCGAGATGAGCGACGTGCCCGGGTACGCCACGAAGGCGGAGGCCCTGTACGAGTCGGCGCGCTACGGCGGCGACGGCTCGAGCGTGGCGAGCATGTTCTGGCTCGGGTACGACACCCCGGAGGGAGCCCTCGACATCGACACCATCACCCGGGGGCGGGCCGAGGACGGCGGGGCCCGCCTGGCCGATGCCATCGACGGTCTGCGTGCCTCCCGTGAGGACACCGCGCACCTGACGGTGATCGGGCACAGCTACGGCTCGACCACCACCTCCTACGCCGCGACCGAGCACGACCTCGCCGCCGACGGCGTCGCACTGGTCGGCAGCCCGGGCGCGGGCCCGGCTACGACGGCGGACGACTTCAGCGTGGGCGCCGAGAACGTCTACGTGGGGCGCAACAGCCGCGATCCGGTGGCCCTCTTCGGCGACGAGGGCTGGTATCACAACCCGGGCGGGCTGGGGATCGACCCCTCCTCCGACGACTTCGGCGCCACCCGGTTCGAGGCGGAGTCCAGTGGCCGCGGCTGGACCTACGACTTCGGGCAGCACAGCACCTACTACGACCACGACAGCGAGTCGTTGTACAACCTGGGGCGGATCGTCGATGGCGACCCGAAGTCCGTGGTGGAGGCCGACCACAGCTACGATCGGTGGTGGGGCCCGGCGAAGGATCCCGAGTTCGGGCGCGACCCCACCGGTGACGTGCCCGGGCGGTCGGACACCCAGGACTGA